Proteins encoded together in one Bradyrhizobium sp. CB82 window:
- a CDS encoding LuxR family transcriptional regulator → MHRIFQRYIDLLSSAEYADAFAEAMAITASELDLSCFAYLAVPRRPGKKALVISTYPNNWVAHYVRSHYERLDPIIKRSLETTDPFQWGLDAPSRPISPAQRRFLEEASEFGIRLGFTLPIHDEDGSVAALTFATDQRRPQFERCIDLNASALQLIARCFHWQVRRKLLHELTIDGIRLSPREVECLEWAAKGKSFWEIGRILGISHNTVAHYLRSARDKLGVRKVVQAVARLAAAKRDGQD, encoded by the coding sequence ATGCATCGCATCTTTCAAAGATACATTGATCTTCTCTCGAGCGCCGAATATGCGGATGCCTTTGCAGAGGCAATGGCGATCACCGCGAGCGAGCTTGATCTATCTTGTTTTGCATATCTTGCGGTGCCAAGGCGGCCCGGCAAAAAGGCATTGGTCATATCCACGTATCCGAACAACTGGGTCGCGCATTATGTGCGCAGCCACTACGAACGCCTGGATCCCATTATCAAACGTTCGTTAGAGACCACTGACCCGTTTCAATGGGGTTTAGACGCACCTTCGAGACCAATCTCTCCGGCGCAAAGGCGATTTCTCGAGGAAGCTAGCGAATTTGGAATTCGGCTAGGTTTTACCCTCCCAATTCATGATGAAGACGGCTCGGTTGCTGCTCTGACCTTTGCAACTGACCAAAGGCGTCCACAATTCGAAAGGTGCATCGATCTGAATGCCTCTGCTCTTCAGCTGATAGCGAGATGCTTCCACTGGCAAGTGCGCCGCAAGCTCTTGCATGAACTGACGATCGACGGAATCCGTCTGTCTCCTCGCGAAGTCGAATGTTTGGAATGGGCCGCAAAGGGCAAAAGCTTTTGGGAAATTGGACGGATCCTCGGCATATCCCACAACACCGTGGCTCATTACTTAAGGAGTGCGAGAGACAAGCTGGGAGTTCGTAAAGTCGTTCAGGCCGTCGCCCGATTGGCCGCTGCCAAACGAGATGGGCAAGATTGA
- a CDS encoding acyl-homoserine-lactone synthase — MIQLITESSYSAFSCTLASMYKLRYRVFKQRLEWSVQTCGDMEMDDFDALHPAYLIQSSLEGHVEGSVRLLPTMGPTMVRDTFPMVLGGLPAPADPLVWESSRFAVDASPHAPKGEHGLAKSTYELFAGMVEFGLSRRLKSIVTVTDVRMERILKRAGWPLCRIAAPCNIGNTLAVAGHLEISAGALQRVRAAGGLDGLVLWTPVLLEAA, encoded by the coding sequence ATGATTCAGCTTATTACGGAGTCATCGTACAGCGCGTTTTCCTGCACGTTAGCATCCATGTATAAGTTACGCTACCGCGTTTTTAAGCAACGATTGGAGTGGAGCGTTCAGACCTGCGGCGACATGGAAATGGACGATTTCGATGCGCTGCATCCGGCCTATCTCATCCAATCCTCTCTTGAGGGTCATGTGGAAGGTTCGGTTCGTCTTTTGCCGACCATGGGACCGACAATGGTGCGCGATACGTTTCCAATGGTTCTTGGGGGGCTTCCTGCTCCGGCGGACCCGTTGGTCTGGGAGAGTAGCCGGTTCGCAGTTGATGCTTCTCCCCATGCTCCGAAGGGCGAACACGGGCTGGCCAAGTCGACTTACGAGCTTTTCGCAGGGATGGTCGAATTCGGACTGTCGAGACGCCTCAAGAGCATCGTCACGGTCACCGACGTCCGGATGGAGAGAATCCTGAAACGCGCAGGCTGGCCGCTCTGCCGTATCGCCGCTCCCTGCAATATCGGAAACACGCTCGCTGTGGCAGGACACCTGGAGATTTCGGCGGGAGCTCTTCAAAGGGTACGTGCAGCTGGCGGTCTCGACGGGCTGGTTCTCTGGACACCAGTCTTGTTGGAGGCTGCCTAA
- a CDS encoding LysR family transcriptional regulator: MDLGQLQLALAAAEYGSFRRAAEYLSITQSTLSRSIQLLEHSIGIIIFERSHAGVIATPAGLDFLRIARSILQQMDTLVDRTKPADRRECGRFVIGFSTSLTTGHLRATLLEYSARFPQVELGIVERSRPRLATALRNGMVDLYVAAGDSFEIRSRSAPLWSERVFAALPHDHPLALQDGISWTDLRNQIVLMSQYDSGRDLEALLNAKLIISTDCPRIEHRDVSRAEIQNLVSMGLGIALVLESDVDANSSGLAYRELRDGVGPSRIGFSAVWRDDNENPALANFLKLLAERYPSSSLE, from the coding sequence TTGGACCTCGGTCAGCTTCAGCTGGCACTTGCCGCAGCGGAATATGGGAGCTTTCGCCGAGCTGCCGAATATCTTTCCATAACGCAATCGACACTCAGTCGCTCTATTCAGCTCCTGGAACATTCAATCGGAATAATCATCTTTGAGCGATCCCATGCCGGGGTTATAGCCACACCCGCTGGACTTGATTTTCTTCGAATCGCGCGCTCAATCCTTCAACAGATGGATACGCTCGTCGATAGGACGAAGCCTGCCGACCGTAGGGAGTGCGGCCGCTTTGTCATCGGATTCTCCACGTCGCTTACCACCGGTCATCTCCGTGCGACGCTGCTCGAATACAGTGCGCGATTTCCGCAAGTTGAGCTTGGAATCGTCGAACGATCTCGGCCCCGATTAGCAACCGCGCTCCGCAATGGCATGGTTGACCTCTATGTTGCAGCAGGTGATTCATTCGAAATCAGGAGCAGAAGTGCTCCCCTCTGGAGCGAGCGGGTCTTTGCTGCTCTTCCTCACGATCATCCTCTCGCTCTGCAGGATGGTATCTCATGGACCGATTTGCGTAACCAAATCGTCTTGATGAGCCAATACGACTCCGGACGCGACCTCGAAGCGTTGCTAAATGCAAAACTCATCATCTCGACGGACTGCCCGCGGATCGAGCACCGCGATGTCAGCCGCGCAGAAATCCAGAACCTCGTTAGTATGGGCCTCGGCATCGCCCTCGTGCTGGAATCCGACGTGGACGCCAATTCTTCTGGCTTGGCCTATCGGGAATTGCGCGACGGCGTAGGACCAAGCCGCATCGGCTTTTCCGCGGTGTGGCGCGATGACAACGAAAATCCAGCTCTGGCCAATTTCCTCAAATTGCTGGCTGAACGCTACCCTTCGTCATCTTTGGAATGA
- a CDS encoding DUF2274 domain-containing protein, whose translation MTKLKIGTIADDKPVRIAIDLPASVHRDLISYAEILSRETGQKISDPNKLIGPMVARFMATDRAFARARKRLHSKDDEG comes from the coding sequence ATGACCAAACTGAAGATTGGAACGATTGCAGATGACAAGCCTGTTCGGATCGCCATCGACTTGCCTGCTTCTGTGCATCGCGATCTGATTTCGTACGCGGAAATCCTCTCCCGTGAAACCGGCCAGAAGATCAGCGACCCCAATAAACTGATAGGCCCGATGGTAGCGCGCTTCATGGCGACGGACCGAGCTTTTGCCAGAGCGCGAAAGCGGCTTCATTCCAAAGATGACGAAGGGTAG